Proteins co-encoded in one Rhodococcus sp. PAMC28707 genomic window:
- a CDS encoding endolytic transglycosylase MltG: MNNQRSTDRGKYEYDDEALTDPIGYQVDEGSEFHHALTRGGPQEVGRSRAEVRHDRSARKRKRRGRKVGLALGMILVIVIAVGGFFVYDRFAGGPVAPDDFTAGSSGPSAVLRVQPGDTADQIGVEATDKGIVASSGAFMEAAVVNPAMSSVQPGYYLLESHVPAEDAVTALVDPSARVGNVVISEGRQLHDSRDVNTNAVKKGIYTLLSEASCIDTTGAGTPTCISYADFNTAGALAEPTALGVPEWARAEVSIVPDRDRQLEGLIAAGTWDFDPTAAPGDILRQLVEESAATYENTGILTAGANSGLSPYQTLVAASLVERESLPPDFSKVARVIINRLAAPQKLEFDSTVNYSLDTTEVATTDEDRATVTPWNTYAMEGLPATPIAAPSIGAVEAVEAPADGDWLYFVTINQVGETLFTRDYDEHLANIGKVEDGFLDSGR, encoded by the coding sequence GTGAACAACCAAAGGTCCACGGACCGGGGGAAGTACGAGTACGACGACGAAGCGCTGACGGATCCGATCGGGTATCAGGTCGACGAGGGCAGCGAATTTCATCACGCTCTGACTCGTGGCGGTCCGCAGGAAGTGGGACGTTCACGAGCGGAGGTTCGGCACGACCGGTCGGCCCGAAAGCGCAAGCGACGCGGCCGCAAGGTCGGGCTGGCGCTGGGGATGATCCTCGTGATCGTGATCGCAGTGGGAGGTTTCTTCGTGTACGACCGGTTTGCCGGTGGCCCGGTGGCCCCCGACGATTTCACGGCAGGTAGTTCGGGGCCGTCGGCGGTGTTACGGGTGCAGCCGGGTGATACTGCAGATCAGATCGGTGTCGAGGCGACCGACAAGGGCATCGTGGCGAGTTCGGGTGCCTTCATGGAAGCCGCAGTTGTCAATCCGGCAATGTCGTCGGTGCAGCCCGGCTACTACCTTCTCGAGAGTCACGTACCCGCCGAGGACGCAGTGACAGCACTCGTCGATCCATCCGCTCGGGTCGGCAACGTCGTGATTTCCGAGGGCCGTCAACTTCACGACTCACGCGACGTCAATACCAATGCTGTCAAGAAGGGCATCTACACGCTCTTGTCGGAAGCAAGTTGCATTGATACGACAGGTGCAGGCACACCGACGTGTATTTCCTACGCCGACTTCAACACCGCAGGTGCTCTCGCGGAGCCGACGGCGTTGGGTGTTCCCGAATGGGCGCGAGCCGAGGTGAGCATTGTTCCCGATCGAGACCGCCAGTTGGAAGGCCTCATTGCTGCCGGCACGTGGGACTTCGATCCGACCGCAGCACCGGGTGACATTCTCCGACAGCTCGTGGAGGAAAGCGCGGCGACCTACGAGAACACTGGGATCCTGACCGCAGGCGCCAACTCGGGTCTGAGCCCGTATCAGACGTTGGTGGCAGCGTCACTCGTCGAGCGTGAATCGCTTCCGCCGGATTTCAGCAAGGTGGCGCGCGTCATCATCAATCGGTTGGCCGCACCGCAGAAGCTCGAGTTCGACTCGACGGTGAATTACTCCCTCGATACAACCGAGGTCGCCACGACCGACGAGGACCGAGCGACGGTGACGCCGTGGAACACCTATGCCATGGAGGGTCTGCCGGCGACCCCGATCGCGGCGCCGAGTATCGGTGCAGTGGAAGCGGTCGAGGCACCCGCAGATGGCGATTGGCTGTACTTCGTGACCATCAACCAGGTAGGTGAGACGTTGTTCACGCGCGACTACGACGAGCATCTCGCGAATATCGGAAAGGTCGAGGACGGATTCCTCGACAGCGGACGGTAG
- the ruvX gene encoding Holliday junction resolvase RuvX codes for MPDFSRRPPGLPDRPGADDPGLGRRIGIDVGSVRVGVAVSDPRCVLATPVETVVRSKPKGSDAPDVARVVEIVTEYEAVEVIIGLPRTLRGESGSAVKAAEGFARILSRRLPGVPIRMSDERLTTVTATRALRDSGVRGKSQRSVIDQAAAVAILQGWLDERSARLTSAETDPTPEVE; via the coding sequence GTGCCGGATTTTTCTCGTCGACCTCCTGGTCTACCGGACCGTCCAGGCGCGGACGATCCCGGTCTCGGACGTCGAATTGGAATCGACGTCGGAAGTGTCCGTGTCGGAGTTGCCGTCAGCGACCCACGGTGCGTACTTGCGACGCCGGTGGAGACTGTCGTGCGGTCCAAGCCCAAAGGATCGGACGCACCCGACGTCGCGCGTGTCGTCGAGATCGTCACCGAATACGAGGCGGTCGAGGTGATCATCGGACTACCACGCACTCTGCGAGGGGAAAGTGGATCCGCGGTCAAGGCAGCTGAGGGGTTTGCGCGAATATTGTCGCGGCGACTGCCCGGCGTGCCGATTCGGATGTCGGACGAGCGATTGACTACGGTAACTGCGACGCGTGCACTTCGAGACAGTGGTGTGCGGGGGAAATCACAGCGCTCGGTCATCGATCAAGCTGCTGCGGTCGCAATCCTGCAGGGGTGGCTGGATGAGCGGTCCGCGCGACTGACATCGGCAGAGACCGATCCAACGCCGGAGGTCGAGTGA
- the alaS gene encoding alanine--tRNA ligase: MQTHDIRRRFLDHFVKAGHTEVASASLVLDDPNLLFVNAGMVQFVPYFLGQQTPPFATATSVQKCVRTLDIENVGITTRHNTFFQMAGNFSFGDYFKREAIHYAWTLLTGSVADGGYGFDPERIWVTVYLDDDEAIALWKELAGIPDERIQRRGMADNYWSMGIPGPCGPCSEIYYDRGPEYGVDGGPEADEDRYIEIWNLVFMQNERGQGISKDDFEILGPLPKQNIDTGMGVERVAFLLQGVDNVYETDLVRPVIAKAEELSGRAYGKNHEDDIRFRVIADHARTAALLISDGVNPGNDGRGYVLRRLLRRIVRSARLLGAPDRTMGEFITVVRDTMAQSYPELVTGFDRILNVSVGEESAFLKTLTSGSKLFDTAAESVKSTGKKTIGGAEAFALHDTYGFPIDLTLEMASEAGLNVDEDGFRSLMAEQRQRAKEDARSRKHAHADLSVYKDFVDLGATEFTGFEELSSEANVLALISGGVRVPTATAGESVEVILDRSPLYAESGGQIADIGTISGPGFSADVEDVQKIAKKVWTHKVTVQSGQITEGDVVRVDVDPSWRKGATQGHSGTHMVHAALRQVLGPNATQAGSLNKPGYLRFDFSWQGPLSEAQRHDIEAVANDAIGADLAVDTLVTDLDSAKAMGAMALFGENYGDEVRVVDIGGPFSMELCGGTHVQHTSQIGPVTLLGESSVGSGVRRVEAFVGLDSYRYLAKERALLAGIASSLKVPTEEVPGRIETLVEKLRVAEKELEAVKAASVLASAGGLAAGAERLGAIRAVIARAPDGVGGNDLRGLAADVRGRLGSEPAVVVLIGDVDGKVPFVVTANATAQEAGVKAGELVASFGPAIGGRGGGKAESAQGSGSNPSGIADGLAAVRARIAELVGA; encoded by the coding sequence GTGCAAACCCACGACATTCGCAGGCGTTTCCTCGACCACTTCGTAAAGGCAGGCCACACCGAGGTGGCCAGTGCCTCGTTGGTGCTCGACGATCCCAACCTGTTATTCGTCAATGCAGGAATGGTGCAGTTCGTTCCTTACTTCCTGGGTCAGCAGACACCTCCGTTCGCTACGGCTACGAGTGTTCAGAAGTGTGTCCGCACACTCGATATCGAGAACGTCGGCATCACCACGCGGCACAACACGTTCTTTCAGATGGCCGGCAACTTCTCCTTCGGTGACTATTTCAAACGCGAAGCGATCCACTATGCCTGGACGCTCCTGACCGGCAGTGTGGCCGACGGCGGATACGGATTCGATCCGGAGCGCATCTGGGTGACGGTGTATCTGGATGACGACGAGGCCATTGCGCTGTGGAAAGAACTTGCCGGGATACCCGACGAGCGGATCCAGCGCCGTGGGATGGCAGACAATTACTGGTCGATGGGAATTCCCGGTCCGTGTGGTCCGTGCTCGGAGATCTACTACGACCGCGGGCCCGAATACGGTGTCGACGGTGGGCCGGAGGCCGACGAAGATCGTTATATCGAGATCTGGAATCTCGTCTTCATGCAGAACGAGCGCGGTCAGGGAATCAGCAAGGACGATTTCGAGATCCTCGGGCCGCTACCGAAGCAGAATATCGACACCGGCATGGGCGTCGAGCGCGTGGCCTTCCTGCTTCAGGGCGTCGACAACGTCTATGAGACCGACCTCGTTCGACCGGTCATTGCCAAAGCCGAGGAACTGAGCGGCCGGGCGTACGGCAAGAACCACGAGGACGACATCCGGTTCCGTGTCATCGCAGACCACGCGCGCACCGCCGCGCTGCTCATCTCCGACGGCGTCAACCCGGGCAACGACGGGCGCGGATACGTGCTGCGTCGTCTGTTGCGCAGAATTGTGCGCTCGGCGCGTCTGCTCGGTGCGCCGGACCGGACAATGGGCGAGTTCATCACCGTCGTCCGCGACACCATGGCTCAGTCGTACCCGGAGCTCGTCACCGGCTTCGATCGCATCCTCAATGTTTCGGTCGGTGAGGAGTCGGCCTTCCTCAAGACCCTCACTTCCGGTTCCAAGCTGTTCGACACAGCTGCTGAGTCGGTGAAGTCGACAGGAAAGAAGACAATCGGCGGCGCCGAGGCGTTCGCGCTGCACGACACCTACGGATTCCCGATCGACCTGACGCTCGAAATGGCGTCGGAGGCGGGTTTGAACGTAGACGAGGATGGTTTCCGGTCGCTGATGGCCGAACAGCGTCAGCGCGCGAAGGAAGACGCACGTTCACGTAAGCATGCTCACGCCGACCTGTCCGTCTACAAGGACTTCGTCGACCTCGGGGCAACGGAGTTCACCGGCTTCGAGGAGTTGTCCTCGGAGGCGAATGTGCTTGCCCTGATCTCCGGTGGAGTTCGCGTCCCGACGGCCACGGCGGGGGAGTCCGTCGAGGTCATTCTCGATCGCAGCCCGTTGTATGCGGAATCGGGTGGACAGATCGCCGATATCGGAACGATCAGTGGCCCAGGTTTCAGCGCTGACGTGGAAGACGTCCAAAAGATCGCCAAAAAGGTGTGGACGCACAAGGTCACTGTCCAATCGGGTCAGATCACCGAAGGCGACGTCGTGCGCGTCGACGTGGACCCGTCGTGGCGTAAGGGCGCAACGCAGGGTCACTCTGGAACCCACATGGTGCACGCGGCGCTGCGGCAGGTGCTCGGACCCAATGCCACCCAGGCCGGATCCCTGAACAAGCCCGGGTACCTGAGGTTCGACTTCTCCTGGCAGGGCCCACTGTCCGAGGCGCAGCGACACGACATCGAAGCTGTCGCGAACGACGCGATCGGCGCCGACCTCGCTGTCGACACCTTGGTTACCGACCTCGACAGCGCAAAGGCCATGGGCGCGATGGCGCTGTTCGGTGAAAATTACGGGGACGAGGTTCGCGTCGTCGACATCGGTGGACCGTTCAGCATGGAACTGTGCGGCGGAACGCACGTGCAACATACTTCGCAGATCGGGCCGGTCACCCTGCTCGGTGAGTCGTCGGTGGGTTCCGGGGTTCGTAGAGTCGAAGCATTCGTCGGCTTGGATTCATATCGCTACTTGGCGAAAGAACGTGCCCTGCTCGCTGGGATCGCGTCCTCGCTCAAGGTTCCGACCGAGGAAGTGCCGGGCCGGATCGAAACATTGGTGGAAAAGCTGCGAGTGGCAGAGAAGGAACTCGAGGCAGTGAAGGCAGCTTCCGTCCTCGCTTCGGCAGGTGGCCTCGCTGCAGGTGCCGAACGATTGGGAGCCATTCGAGCAGTCATAGCGCGCGCCCCCGATGGCGTGGGCGGCAATGATCTCCGCGGTCTCGCTGCCGATGTTCGCGGGCGTCTCGGGTCCGAACCTGCGGTCGTGGTCCTTATCGGCGATGTCGATGGGAAGGTGCCATTCGTGGTGACTGCAAACGCCACAGCACAGGAAGCCGGTGTGAAAGCAGGAGAACTGGTGGCCAGCTTCGGCCCGGCCATCGGTGGTCGCGGCGGCGGTAAAGCCGAATCTGCACAGGGATCCGGATCGAATCCAAGCGGTATCGCCGATGGACTGGCCGCTGTGCGCGCCCGGATCGCAGAACTCGTCGGCGCCTGA
- a CDS encoding replication-associated recombination protein A, with translation MSIGFGAGFDEGEESGLFETFDAAEPDPGERDPASIDAGEAPGPSRPYARPDAPLAVRMRPKNLDEVVGQGHLLAPGAPLRRLVEGSGASSVMLYGPPGTGKTTLASLISGATGRRFEALSALSAGVKEVRVVIDLARRRLTAGEQTVLFIDEVHRFSKTQQDALLAAVENRIVLLVAATTENPSFSVVSPLLSRSLVLQLHPLSSADIELLLTRAADDPRGLDGAVSIEADAMAHLVRLAAGDARRALTALEAAAGAAAGPTLDLATVEASVDKAAVRYDRDGDQHYDVISAFIKSIRGSDVDAALHYLARMITAGEDPRFIARRLVVHASEDVGMADPTALQTAMAAATAVQLIGMPEARLALAQATIHLATAPKSGAVIAALGAAMADVAAGKSGPVPSHLRDGHYKGAEALGSAVGYKYPHSNSGGVLRQQYPPDELVGVDYYTPTDHGVEREIATRVGKLRRIVRGH, from the coding sequence GTGAGCATCGGTTTCGGAGCTGGATTCGACGAGGGAGAAGAAAGCGGTCTGTTCGAGACCTTCGATGCCGCTGAACCCGACCCCGGTGAGCGAGATCCGGCGAGCATCGACGCAGGCGAAGCGCCGGGTCCGAGCCGGCCCTACGCCCGACCGGACGCTCCGTTGGCTGTGCGGATGCGCCCCAAGAATCTGGACGAGGTCGTCGGGCAAGGGCATCTCCTCGCGCCGGGTGCCCCGTTACGACGTCTTGTCGAAGGTTCAGGGGCATCTTCGGTAATGTTGTACGGCCCACCCGGCACCGGCAAGACCACGTTGGCCTCGCTCATCTCCGGAGCGACGGGTCGCAGGTTCGAAGCATTGTCGGCGTTGTCGGCAGGCGTCAAAGAGGTTCGGGTAGTCATCGATCTGGCTCGCCGCCGGTTGACAGCAGGTGAGCAAACCGTCCTGTTCATCGACGAGGTTCATCGGTTCTCCAAAACCCAGCAGGACGCCCTGCTGGCTGCCGTGGAAAACCGGATCGTACTTCTTGTGGCCGCGACCACGGAGAATCCGTCTTTCTCTGTCGTCTCGCCGTTGCTGTCCCGCTCCCTCGTGCTCCAACTGCACCCGTTGAGTTCCGCAGACATCGAACTGCTGCTCACTCGCGCCGCCGACGATCCGCGGGGGTTGGACGGAGCTGTCTCGATCGAAGCCGATGCGATGGCTCATCTGGTTCGGTTGGCAGCAGGAGATGCACGTCGTGCGTTGACCGCGCTCGAGGCAGCCGCGGGGGCAGCTGCCGGACCGACACTCGACCTCGCCACCGTCGAAGCGAGTGTCGACAAGGCGGCAGTGCGGTACGACCGCGACGGCGACCAGCATTACGACGTCATCAGTGCGTTCATCAAATCGATCAGGGGATCAGATGTCGATGCTGCCCTGCACTACCTGGCGCGGATGATCACAGCAGGAGAAGATCCGAGATTCATCGCGCGCAGACTTGTCGTGCATGCCAGCGAGGATGTCGGAATGGCAGATCCCACTGCGTTGCAGACGGCAATGGCTGCTGCCACCGCGGTGCAGCTCATCGGTATGCCGGAGGCGCGATTGGCTTTGGCGCAGGCCACTATTCACCTTGCTACCGCACCGAAGTCCGGTGCCGTCATTGCTGCGCTCGGTGCGGCGATGGCCGATGTCGCAGCAGGCAAGTCCGGACCGGTGCCCTCTCACCTGCGGGACGGTCACTACAAAGGGGCGGAAGCGCTCGGCAGTGCGGTGGGTTACAAGTATCCGCACAGCAACTCAGGCGGCGTTCTCCGGCAACAGTACCCACCGGACGAGTTGGTGGGTGTGGACTACTACACGCCCACTGATCACGGTGTGGAGCGTGAGATCGCGACTCGCGTAGGCAAGCTACGCCGCATCGTGCGTGGCCATTGA
- a CDS encoding kinase, with the protein MTATLADPVSEVVAAAEQLLTRRTGAHVTLVDPVDLGGSGQAIVLRVRVSDNRFQLPRTLVIKQVRDTETDTELHSEAETVGGRSAFLREAASYQFTTALATDSRPGPALLAYDLGARLLVLSDLGDASSITALLKHSDSASVTNSLMAMAQALGRMHAATAGREDDFAALLRRVGLPHSADGISEQIPKALVAVPRMLAEELGMTDTPQRVLDRVERSGRLFAHGALRAFSPSDLCPDNIIVNGEGVRFLDYEWGGFRDATLDITYALASSPGCLCHFDLSAELAQAMVDAWRAEVVGIWPQLADDRVLASKILDAQLIWVWMSTYWFLPDDHTRIAAARRHHLSVPRSEALISRWRILFEQAQRTGDHDVADFAERVLASLRSKWDR; encoded by the coding sequence ATGACCGCAACATTGGCAGATCCTGTCTCAGAGGTGGTAGCAGCTGCAGAGCAGTTGCTCACCCGACGTACCGGTGCACACGTCACCCTGGTCGATCCCGTCGACCTCGGAGGCAGTGGACAGGCAATCGTCCTCCGCGTTCGAGTTTCTGACAATCGTTTTCAGTTGCCTCGAACCCTGGTGATCAAGCAGGTTCGAGATACCGAAACCGACACCGAACTCCACAGCGAAGCAGAGACGGTCGGCGGTAGGTCGGCCTTTCTCCGCGAGGCGGCGTCGTATCAATTCACTACCGCCCTCGCGACCGACAGTCGGCCGGGGCCTGCCCTACTGGCCTACGACCTGGGGGCAAGGTTGCTTGTTCTCAGTGATCTAGGCGATGCCAGTTCGATCACTGCATTGCTCAAACATTCCGACTCGGCATCGGTCACCAACTCGTTGATGGCCATGGCGCAGGCACTCGGTCGTATGCATGCCGCCACCGCTGGGCGAGAGGACGACTTCGCGGCACTGCTCAGGCGGGTGGGGCTGCCGCATTCGGCTGATGGTATTTCGGAGCAAATACCGAAAGCGCTTGTGGCCGTGCCGAGGATGCTCGCCGAAGAACTCGGCATGACGGACACTCCTCAGCGGGTCCTGGACCGGGTGGAGCGAAGCGGGCGGTTGTTCGCGCACGGTGCGCTTCGTGCCTTCAGTCCGTCCGACCTGTGCCCGGACAACATAATCGTCAACGGGGAGGGTGTGCGCTTCCTCGATTACGAGTGGGGCGGCTTTCGAGACGCCACCCTCGACATCACGTATGCGTTGGCGTCCTCTCCAGGATGTTTGTGCCATTTCGACCTCTCGGCAGAGCTTGCACAAGCCATGGTCGACGCATGGCGAGCCGAGGTTGTCGGAATTTGGCCGCAGCTGGCCGACGACCGTGTTCTTGCATCGAAAATTCTCGATGCTCAGCTCATCTGGGTCTGGATGTCGACTTACTGGTTTCTCCCCGACGACCACACCCGGATCGCCGCCGCACGCCGCCATCACCTCTCCGTTCCACGGTCCGAGGCACTCATATCGCGTTGGCGAATCCTCTTCGAACAGGCGCAACGTACCGGTGACCACGATGTTGCCGATTTCGCCGAGAGAGTTCTGGCGTCTCTGAGGTCGAAGTGGGACCGCTGA
- a CDS encoding RDD family protein, translating into MTNPPNDPHYGGVDPNQPQYPQNPGNSYPPPGNYPPPPASGNAGYGLGSQLPGGGRPGGLGARFAARFIDGIIVSVVALVVYAISPDGFVGQIILGLVTAVLGFAYFTLLESSRGQTLGKQLLGLRTLGAAGGNPTQAEAAKRNAFLLLNIVPVLGGLLVFVAYIVIAVTINSSPIKQGKHDELAGGTQVITVN; encoded by the coding sequence GTGACCAACCCGCCCAATGATCCGCACTACGGCGGCGTAGACCCGAATCAGCCGCAGTACCCCCAGAATCCGGGCAACAGCTACCCGCCACCCGGCAACTACCCACCACCGCCCGCCTCGGGTAATGCTGGGTACGGCCTCGGTTCTCAGTTGCCAGGAGGCGGCCGGCCAGGAGGCTTGGGAGCGCGGTTCGCCGCTCGCTTCATCGACGGCATCATCGTGTCCGTAGTGGCGCTCGTCGTCTATGCGATCTCGCCGGACGGGTTCGTCGGGCAGATCATTCTCGGCCTCGTCACCGCTGTTCTGGGTTTCGCCTACTTCACGCTTCTAGAGTCGAGCCGTGGGCAAACGCTGGGCAAGCAACTGCTGGGCCTTCGCACCCTCGGCGCTGCAGGCGGCAACCCCACGCAAGCCGAAGCAGCGAAGCGAAATGCGTTCCTGCTGCTGAACATCGTCCCGGTGCTCGGCGGCTTGCTCGTTTTCGTCGCGTACATCGTCATTGCCGTGACGATCAACTCGAGCCCCATCAAGCAGGGCAAGCACGACGAACTCGCCGGCGGCACTCAGGTGATCACGGTCAACTGA
- the aspS gene encoding aspartate--tRNA ligase: MLRTHLAGSLRPEHVDRTVTLTGWVARRRDHGGVIFIDLRDASGVAQVVFREGAVAEQAHRLRAEYVVKVTGKVETRPDGNQNFEIPTGAVEVDASAIEVLAESAPLPFQLDEQPGEEARLKYRYLDLRRQGPGSAIRLRSHVNAAARSVLAHHEFVEVETPTLTRSTPEGARDFLVPARLQPGSFYALPQSPQLFKQLLMVGGIERYYQIARCYRDEDFRADRQPEFTQLDVEMSFVTQEDVILLAEEILAALWKLVGYEIVDKIPRITYAESMRRYGSDKPDLRFEIELVECTDFFADTTFRVFQAPYVGAVVMPGGASQPRKQLDKWQEFAKQRGHKGLAYVLVGEDGSLGGPVAKNLTDTERDGLAAHVGAKPGDAIFFSAGPIKGSRGLLGAVRGEIARKLDLIDPKAWAFVWVVDAPLFEPTSDATASGDVAVGSGAWTAVHHAFTSPKPDSMATFDTDPGSALAYAYDIVCNGNEIGGGSIRIHRKDIQERVFAVMGIGEAEAQEKFGFLLDAFSYGAPPHGGIAFGWDRITALLAGVDSIREVIAFPKSGGGVDPLTDAPAPITPLQRKESGIDAKPEKKESAQAEKDESSSAR, encoded by the coding sequence GTGCTGCGCACCCACCTCGCCGGCTCACTTCGACCCGAGCACGTCGACCGAACAGTCACCCTGACGGGTTGGGTTGCTCGGCGACGCGATCACGGCGGTGTCATTTTCATCGACCTTCGTGACGCGTCCGGCGTCGCTCAGGTCGTCTTCCGTGAAGGCGCCGTCGCCGAACAGGCCCACCGCCTACGGGCGGAGTACGTGGTGAAGGTGACCGGCAAGGTCGAGACCAGGCCGGACGGCAACCAGAATTTCGAAATCCCGACCGGCGCAGTCGAGGTCGACGCATCCGCGATCGAAGTTCTCGCCGAGAGTGCGCCGCTCCCGTTCCAGCTCGATGAGCAGCCGGGCGAGGAAGCTCGTCTGAAGTACCGGTACCTCGATTTGCGTCGCCAGGGCCCGGGAAGCGCCATCCGTCTGCGATCGCATGTCAATGCTGCAGCGCGTAGTGTGCTGGCGCACCATGAGTTCGTCGAGGTCGAGACACCCACTTTGACGCGGTCCACGCCGGAAGGCGCACGGGATTTCCTCGTGCCTGCACGTTTGCAGCCGGGCAGCTTCTACGCGCTCCCGCAGAGTCCTCAGCTGTTCAAGCAGCTGCTGATGGTCGGTGGAATCGAGCGGTACTACCAGATCGCACGCTGCTACCGAGACGAAGATTTCCGAGCCGACCGTCAGCCCGAGTTCACCCAGCTGGACGTCGAAATGAGCTTCGTCACCCAGGAAGACGTCATTCTGCTGGCCGAGGAGATCCTCGCGGCCTTGTGGAAACTGGTCGGCTACGAGATCGTCGACAAGATTCCTCGGATCACGTACGCCGAGTCGATGAGGCGTTACGGATCCGACAAGCCGGACCTTCGTTTCGAAATCGAACTCGTCGAATGCACCGACTTCTTCGCCGACACGACTTTCCGGGTATTCCAGGCACCGTACGTCGGAGCGGTAGTGATGCCGGGCGGCGCATCACAGCCGCGCAAGCAGCTCGACAAATGGCAGGAGTTCGCCAAGCAGCGTGGGCACAAGGGACTTGCTTACGTACTCGTCGGCGAGGACGGAAGCCTCGGTGGACCGGTAGCGAAGAATCTCACCGATACCGAGCGCGACGGCCTCGCAGCTCACGTCGGCGCCAAGCCCGGTGATGCAATCTTCTTCTCCGCGGGACCGATCAAGGGCTCGCGCGGATTACTCGGTGCAGTGCGTGGCGAGATCGCGCGCAAACTCGACTTGATCGACCCGAAGGCCTGGGCCTTCGTGTGGGTCGTCGATGCGCCATTGTTCGAGCCGACATCCGACGCGACGGCCAGCGGTGACGTTGCCGTCGGCTCCGGAGCGTGGACGGCCGTTCACCATGCCTTCACTTCGCCGAAGCCGGACTCTATGGCGACCTTCGACACCGACCCAGGTTCGGCGCTCGCCTACGCGTACGACATCGTCTGCAACGGAAACGAAATCGGTGGCGGCAGTATTCGTATCCACCGCAAGGACATTCAGGAACGCGTATTCGCGGTGATGGGGATCGGTGAAGCCGAGGCACAGGAGAAGTTCGGATTCCTGCTCGACGCTTTCAGCTACGGAGCGCCACCGCACGGTGGAATCGCGTTCGGTTGGGACCGGATCACTGCTCTTCTTGCCGGAGTCGACTCGATCCGCGAAGTCATTGCATTCCCCAAGTCCGGTGGCGGCGTCGACCCGTTGACCGACGCACCGGCGCCGATCACGCCGCTACAGCGTAAGGAATCCGGCATAGATGCCAAGCCGGAGAAGAAGGAATCCGCGCAGGCCGAAAAGGATGAGTCTTCGTCTGCTCGATAG
- a CDS encoding neutral zinc metallopeptidase, whose amino-acid sequence MTFNEGARMQPGRVSTGGGGGGRGGKLALGGGAGGLVILVLALLFGGDPGSVLGQLSGSTDNAGQSQAGGTVENCETGADANADIDCRVSFTVGSLDTVWESELRSQTGVAYVQPDVKLFTGSISTGCGNATSAVGPFYCPADSTAYFDSSFFQVLVDQFGSSGGPLAQEYVVAHEVGHHIQNQLGDIGRAQADPQGPQSGAVRVELQADCYAGVWAHHAATIPAQDTGVPFLAPLTDTDIRDALSAASSVGDDRIQQASSGRVNPEGWTHGSSEQRQKWFLAGYRTGQVAACDTFSARDLLSPPALTR is encoded by the coding sequence ATGACCTTCAACGAGGGCGCTCGTATGCAACCTGGCCGGGTGTCGACCGGCGGGGGCGGCGGCGGACGAGGCGGCAAGCTCGCTCTGGGCGGCGGCGCAGGAGGCCTGGTCATTCTGGTCTTGGCCCTGCTGTTCGGTGGAGATCCGGGGTCCGTTCTCGGTCAACTCAGCGGCTCTACCGACAATGCAGGTCAGTCGCAGGCAGGCGGCACGGTGGAGAACTGCGAGACGGGCGCCGACGCCAATGCCGATATCGACTGCCGGGTGAGTTTTACCGTTGGCAGCCTCGACACGGTGTGGGAATCGGAACTCCGATCGCAGACCGGGGTCGCGTACGTACAGCCGGACGTCAAGCTGTTCACCGGTTCGATCAGCACGGGATGCGGCAACGCCACCAGCGCTGTCGGCCCGTTCTACTGCCCGGCCGACTCGACGGCATATTTCGACTCGAGCTTCTTTCAGGTCCTCGTCGATCAGTTCGGATCCAGCGGCGGCCCTCTGGCACAGGAATACGTTGTGGCACACGAAGTCGGACATCACATTCAGAATCAGCTCGGCGACATCGGCCGCGCGCAGGCGGATCCGCAGGGTCCGCAATCAGGTGCTGTCCGGGTCGAGCTACAAGCGGACTGCTACGCAGGAGTCTGGGCGCATCATGCTGCGACTATCCCTGCACAGGACACCGGCGTCCCCTTCCTCGCTCCTTTGACCGACACCGATATCCGCGACGCCTTGTCCGCGGCCTCCTCGGTCGGCGATGATCGGATACAGCAGGCGTCGAGTGGCAGGGTCAATCCGGAGGGTTGGACCCACGGCTCGTCCGAGCAACGACAGAAATGGTTCCTCGCGGGTTACCGGACGGGCCAGGTCGCGGCCTGCGATACCTTTTCGGCGCGCGATCTACTGAGCCCTCCCGCGCTCACCCGGTGA